The nucleotide window gaacAACACAGACAATAAGCacacaaaacaattataattattagTATTTAGCAAACGAATTTAcaagaatttttgttaaatttatttgaacaaaaatggaaattgtgGTATTTAATAGTGATATAGCTCGTTTAGTGTTGGGTAAGTTTTGtcgaagttttttttaagaagaaaaataaaaaaattacaattggaaacatgttttttgttttttatttggtgGCAGACTATTTGAAGTCTCAAAAATTGAAGAAGGCTACTCACACGTTTTGCAAGACTTCACCATATTTGAAACATGAGTTCTCGGCTTACAAACAAGGATTGCAAAGATATTCATTTTTTCCCGAACTAGAAGAAATTATTTGCGAATATGCGAAAATATCGCTTAAAGGTGAGAGATTCATATTAGAATATTGAAAAACAGTACAGtacttgttaattttgtttttgttaaattcctaTAGTTGAGCAATTGCTGCCCAAACTGACAAACGCTTTACGTTCCCAGCTACAACAAAGCAAGTTATCGGAAAAAGTAAATGAGCTATTAGAACGAGGCTCTCAGGCTATATTCGCCTCTAATCTGAATGCCAACAAAACTGACCTCAAAAGTAGTGCTTCCACTGTGGCTGTCTCACAAGGCCATAACACTGAAGCTGATGAAAAAGAGCCTAGTCAGGCCAAACGTAAAAGAAGTTTTGAAACTTCCAATAATAATTCGTCGAATGAGGAAGTTGTTACGGATAGTAATACAAATAAACGACACAAGTTGACAGCAGCTCGTTTAAGTCACTACTCGAAAAAGAGACGTGTCCTTCAACCATATTGCTTTTTAAGCTCCAAGGCTTTGCAACGCTACAAACGACGCTACCACTCAAAAGTATCCGCCTCAACAATGGATGAAGATGTGGAGGAAGAGGAAGAAATTGAAGATGATTCTGAATGTAGTACCGAAGAGGGAGACGACGACGCTAGTGCATGCGAGGATGAGTTGAATGATAATGAAAACTGTGATGATGAAGAATTATTCAATGGAGAAAAGCCGACTAAAGAATCAACACCTCGAAATAAGTCGAATAAAAAGGTCGAACCCAATTTGGCTCCTCCAATTTTACCGGTAAGTTAAGCATTGAAAACAAATATAGGTACAGATTTGGTTTAAATGTCCATCTTTGGAAATCATTAGTATCCGACCGAATATTCCCTTTCAGATTAGGCCAAAAATCGGCCTAATACAAGTATTCGATGGAAATTGGAAGAACAACAAATGTGAATTACAGACAGTcaagcttttttgtaaaaatatcaaagcttaaacaaaacaccaacaataaacagtgatttTATATTCTCTTACATTCCCTACTACAATTGGTTGGTTGGATAAACTGAAACTGTAGTTTAATAATaactttatatcaaaattttaaaaaacaaaaacaaaatgtccaATATTTATTTCTGATACAGAATTGCAAGCACCTCTCAAAGAACTTTCACAGGATATCAATATTTGTTTGcgaaaaatatcaacaaaattttcaaaaccttAAAAAAGGATTCAGCTTTctcaaacaaactaaatattatttttagttgAGAAAATCGATATCTCTTTTTTCCTCAATGCATATAGCCCCGTATGCATTTTTTTGACAGTTATTATGAAACCTTTTTGTTGTTGGCACGATATGGCTTCGAGGAAAGAACGTGGGGAGAGGGGCTCCCAAATAAATTCGTACATAAATATATCGGGAAATCTTccggctcgattgctatttaaaatcgagacaatcgccccacaaatggctgagatataaggaaacatccttttttaaaggattttttttattttctcgaaaaaaaatGGTCAAATTGACCTCTAAAGAgtggagatagagggttaagatcttccacaaaaatgatcaccataaaattctacaatataactctgacaataagaattctctcagacattaacttataacatttttttcagttagtataatgctaccttcgataaaaaaattaaaactgtgaaaaaaaatcaggccagctggactataagtttattctacaaaaatgatcaactcaacatgccctttcagaattatagggtcgctattctgttccaatcaaaaagtctcaatttgttggacagtgaaatttcttaaacgtGTATTTTGAAGTTCTCAGTGGGTGCTAGGTTTTGTATTAGACCCATATTTTCTTTTggtaattttcttagaattttgtgtagattccgATTTTGCTATACGCCTGTAACGTTTTTTCACGAACGAACAAATATAGTATataatttcacaatataattttccgaccctatgaagtatatatgtatattctggatccttatagaagCGGAGTagattaagccatatccgtctgtctgtctgttgaaatcaactttccgaagccccaaaataacttaaatacacgattcatacatcaatatcaccggaattcttccggctcctgaaaaaaccaggacaacctcgatttttgacctatatctggattactaagtcattaatatagacaatatctaatgatagatacatatttcaaagacctttgcaacgacgtatataagaccatagtaagttggaacgggtcaaaatcggaaaaaatattttttaacccgattttttttttcaccgaaagttttttttgctaaatattaaaaaaaaaaattttaaataaaaatttttttttttaaatttaaaaaaaaaaattttaaaatttaaaaaaaaaattttaaatttaaaaaaataatttttaaaaacaaaaaaaaaatttttttcatccaaaaaattaataaaaacaactttggaaaaaactttgtttacctaaaaatatttaaaatttttattttgaagtataacttggtgaatgggtcaaaatcggaaaaaatattttttaacccgaattttttttttcatcaaaagttttttttttctctaaatactaaaaatattaaaaaacaaaaaaaaaattttaaatttaaattttttttttttaaattttaaaaatatttttttttaaatttttaaaaaacaattcgaaaaatttttttcttatacaataatagatattttaaagacctatAGAgagtcaaaatcaggaaaaatatttttttttcacaaataaatttggttttaaaaattgaaaaaaaatattttttaaattttgtcaaccaaaaatatttttatattttttttaagaattttttttatacatataaatttaagatttcagttgctattaaaaatcggGAGTATCGGAATACAAgccgaaaatatttttcattaattaactTAAACTACTCTTTGGTGAAGGATGTATAATATTCGACACATCCGACACTTCTTTTAAGTACTTTTAAATAGCTTAGCTTATTTTCacaatttgttttcgaaaaaaaaactttccaagctgctctataataataattttttttgtacttatttCAGGATATTTCTCAAGCCATATTGGACAATCcagaatttcaacaaaaattagtAGAAAATATTAATCAAGCTTTAAATAAGTCTACAGGCTCTACTTGTACATCAACAAACAACCGCTTAAATACTAATCAAACAGAAAATATAACTAATCCACCTTTAGGTGGAATACCACCAGTGACGGGCGAAGAAATTACCTCAAGTCAACTTTTAgatcaaatgataaaaaatatattagatGCTACAGAAAAGGAGCCCAGTTTTAATGACATCATACAAGATGTGGTAGAGGCAGCAAATAAACCTCAAACACAATCGGCTGCAATGCAATGCAATATAAATACTACAAATTTTGCATCAGTGAGTAATGTACCCTTTTATACTGCCACAGAACCACTATCCCTAATGTCGGCACAACCTACAACACAGCTACAGCTATTTCCAGCGCCATCATCACCAACATCGCAAACAGGAACAATAATGACAACCAGGAATATGCTGTCTATAACTTCAACGAGTGTACCGCCACCACGTACTCCTGTTATAATAAGATCCACGGCAGGTGTAGGTGGGGTAAATACTTCGGTGACGTCTGTTGCAGCAGGTTTAAGTGCTCAAGATCCATCCTCAATATTGACCAGTAATTCATTTGGATCGTTGATCGATCCCAATTATTCCATCTCCAAATTGATTGTCTTAAGCTCGAATGACAGTGCTCAAAAACAGAATTCGGATAATTGCATAGGTAATAACACGGCCGACAACATAATTAGTCAATTATCCACTAGTGGTGTCGTTGAACCCAATGACGAGCAAGTCTACTTTGACACTTCTACCGGTCAGTTAACATTTCCGGTTTACCTAACCAATGATGGCTTATTGGCCAATTTGCCATTTCTAATTAATAACGAAATCGTTAGTCAACAATTGCAAACCAATTGCCAGGGAAACATAGATGGCTCTCGTCTTGAAATTCCTCTAAGCGAACCGATAGTGGTAAGCGCCAATCAGTTGCCACCCAACTCCATTATTTTAAGTAGTGCTATAAAGGAAGCTGTAGCAGAAAATCCCGAAACAGTTGAAAAAGCCACAACAGAAGCTGAAGTAAAGCACTGTAGTACTCTGCCACCAACATCTTCGGACAATCGTTTGTTGTATGACAAAGCCACTCCTTCATCTAGTGGCATTGTTAATACCAAAGCCTTTAAAAGTTTGTCTACACCACGCAAACGTACTTCTCATGTTCGAACACTAACATTTTCGCCCAGAGATCCCCACTCTTTGGCTAATGCGGGCAACACGCCCTTGTCTACCAGGAGGGAAGCAATTAGTCGTTTCCAAAAGTCTTTGCCAAAAGTTATGCCTGAAGAAGACAAAATTAAAACTGAAGATAGTGTAAGCAAAGTTGaagaaaaagaaattaataCTTCGGAAAAGGCTGTAATAAAAACTGTAGAAATTCTGCCTACCATAGCAAGTTCAACGACGGCTACTACAAGCGAATCCCTTGCAGAGAACTCAAATGTCTCTGCAAATGAGACTAGTAACATACCACCACTTTTTGTCAGCGAGGAAAGTAGTAATCAaactataataaataaacatgtaCCAAACTCTAAAGACCTATCGAAAGAACCTTTAAAACCCAAATCATTAACCAATTTCACAAAATCACACACGACAGCTGCgcaaaatacaccaaaacgCAAGCAATTTAGAAAAACAGCGGTTAGATCTTGCAAGAGACAGCTTTCAAAGTCTTCAAATGAAGATGAATTGTTAGAGGAAAAAGCTGAAAAAGAGAACGAAAAAACTACAGAATCGCCACCACAAGCTGACGGAAAGCCTCCTAAAgataacatgatgcaagaatgGATACGATTGCGCAATTCATCCTCGGTTGATTTGGATGTACGACTGCGTGAGATCAATGCATCGACACAGTCCAAACAAGTGAAGAAAGTTAATACCAAAAAGAGGGTAAGGCGTAAAAAGCCGGCTGCtattaagaaaaaagaaaaagaattgGCTAAAGAAGCTGAAGAATTGGAAAGATCTCGAGAACTAAATAATGATTCACAAGAACAGCAGATGGATGAGCATACCATATCCTTAGAGGGAAAACAGGACGACCAAACTTATAATGAGAACAAAGTAGATGGAGAAAATGGAATTAAGGCTGCAAATACACCCATAGTTGATAATGTTAACCAGCCTTTGGCTGAGGAGAAAGCCAAAATTCCCTCTGTACAAAATGGTAATGATAAAATCTTAGAGAAAACATCAAAACCAGATAAAAAATCCAAAGAGAAACAAAAGAAAAGTGAAGAACCTCTAAAACAAGTTGAAAACCCCGTTGAAAATGCCGTGGTACCAACTATTCAGTGCCAAGATTCGGCTGATGTTCCTCACACTATACCACCCCATGTCAACGAAGCCCTGGAACGTGAAAAAAGAACTACGAATATTGCTTTTCTTTTAGAGACGCCTTTCAAAGATCCCAATCTTGCCTCTTGTATTCCCCCTACCCCGGGTATTTTTGCTCCCACTCTAGAGACACCTTCCAGTAAACTAAATGATCCTCACGATGACATGCAAGCTTCAGCTTCCTTTTTGTTTGGTTCTATTACAAAAAGCGAATTAGATACTCCTCTAATGAGTGCCATAACACCGGGCTTTCGTTTTACACCGTTTGGTATGAAAGATATTGGCACTCCGAGGAGTATTCCTGGCACGGACTACTCCTCGGGAGGAGGTTCCTACTATAAACCGGATGAAAGTGAAGATTTGGATCGTAATATTGATAAAATGTTAAGGAATTCAGCGCAAAAGAAGATCGACCCAGAAGAAGCAAATGACACCGATAATGTGCAACAGGAAGAACGAGAAGAAGGTGAAATTGTTGGAGAACAAGTTGAAGAACCAGGTAGTGAGGAAGTTGaaaaaattgaaatagaaaTTCCAACTGAAAAGCTTAAAGTGGAGCCTATTGTCTTGAAAAGAGTAAAATCTTTCGGTACCGAAGCTGTTGATTGTATGGAAACTGCTAAAATAGATCCACATTACACTTTGGTGTCGGGATTACCCGAAATTTCCGCTGCAGAAGAAGAGTGCTCATCATCTTCCTCGTCCTCATCAGGATCCTCATCATCATCAAAGTCTTCCTCATCTTCTTCATCTTCCTCCTCATCATCGTCTTCGTCATCCTCATCAAGCTCAAACGATTCGGTAAAATCAAAAACAGTCATAGAAGCGGCAGAAGCAAATAAGAATGTCAATATAAACGATTTGGAAAATTTATCTGAAATATCCAGCACTGAAGATGAAGAATGGCAAAAACTAGCCGTTACCGATAACGATGAAAATTCTCAACTTGTCAGCAATGATGGTGAAGTCCGTTACCCGGTGAGAAGTTGGCTAACGCCCATCAAAGAGAACATGATTATTGAAACAAACACATTTGCCGCAACTGAACTTACTCAAGCCACAATGTCCGCGGCCAAGCCAGCCACAATAAAAGTAACGCTGCCCTTGAAATCTGCGGAGAAAAGAAATAGACAAGTTAAAGAGCTGGAACTGAAGAAAGAACGCATGAAGGAGAAACTCAAAAATGatgctacaacaacaacgaaaaagGAAAAACCCGCAACTACTACCACAGCAGCTCCCAATATATCAGCTGCTTTAGCAGCATCACGTATGTTACATGCAATGCGCGATAAAGGCAAGAAACCAGCGTGTTTCCAAAACCAAAATTCCACAGAAACTCCAAATGTTGATATGCCACAAGCGGCACAAGATAAGCGTTCCATAGATGTTCTAACAGCGTTAAATTTATCGGCCAAAAAACACTTACCAAAAACT belongs to Calliphora vicina chromosome 4, idCalVici1.1, whole genome shotgun sequence and includes:
- the mxc gene encoding serine-rich adhesin for platelets, with the translated sequence MEIVVFNSDIARLVLDYLKSQKLKKATHTFCKTSPYLKHEFSAYKQGLQRYSFFPELEEIICEYAKISLKVEQLLPKLTNALRSQLQQSKLSEKVNELLERGSQAIFASNLNANKTDLKSSASTVAVSQGHNTEADEKEPSQAKRKRSFETSNNNSSNEEVVTDSNTNKRHKLTAARLSHYSKKRRVLQPYCFLSSKALQRYKRRYHSKVSASTMDEDVEEEEEIEDDSECSTEEGDDDASACEDELNDNENCDDEELFNGEKPTKESTPRNKSNKKVEPNLAPPILPDISQAILDNPEFQQKLVENINQALNKSTGSTCTSTNNRLNTNQTENITNPPLGGIPPVTGEEITSSQLLDQMIKNILDATEKEPSFNDIIQDVVEAANKPQTQSAAMQCNINTTNFASVSNVPFYTATEPLSLMSAQPTTQLQLFPAPSSPTSQTGTIMTTRNMLSITSTSVPPPRTPVIIRSTAGVGGVNTSVTSVAAGLSAQDPSSILTSNSFGSLIDPNYSISKLIVLSSNDSAQKQNSDNCIGNNTADNIISQLSTSGVVEPNDEQVYFDTSTGQLTFPVYLTNDGLLANLPFLINNEIVSQQLQTNCQGNIDGSRLEIPLSEPIVVSANQLPPNSIILSSAIKEAVAENPETVEKATTEAEVKHCSTLPPTSSDNRLLYDKATPSSSGIVNTKAFKSLSTPRKRTSHVRTLTFSPRDPHSLANAGNTPLSTRREAISRFQKSLPKVMPEEDKIKTEDSVSKVEEKEINTSEKAVIKTVEILPTIASSTTATTSESLAENSNVSANETSNIPPLFVSEESSNQTIINKHVPNSKDLSKEPLKPKSLTNFTKSHTTAAQNTPKRKQFRKTAVRSCKRQLSKSSNEDELLEEKAEKENEKTTESPPQADGKPPKDNMMQEWIRLRNSSSVDLDVRLREINASTQSKQVKKVNTKKRVRRKKPAAIKKKEKELAKEAEELERSRELNNDSQEQQMDEHTISLEGKQDDQTYNENKVDGENGIKAANTPIVDNVNQPLAEEKAKIPSVQNGNDKILEKTSKPDKKSKEKQKKSEEPLKQVENPVENAVVPTIQCQDSADVPHTIPPHVNEALEREKRTTNIAFLLETPFKDPNLASCIPPTPGIFAPTLETPSSKLNDPHDDMQASASFLFGSITKSELDTPLMSAITPGFRFTPFGMKDIGTPRSIPGTDYSSGGGSYYKPDESEDLDRNIDKMLRNSAQKKIDPEEANDTDNVQQEEREEGEIVGEQVEEPGSEEVEKIEIEIPTEKLKVEPIVLKRVKSFGTEAVDCMETAKIDPHYTLVSGLPEISAAEEECSSSSSSSSGSSSSSKSSSSSSSSSSSSSSSSSSSSNDSVKSKTVIEAAEANKNVNINDLENLSEISSTEDEEWQKLAVTDNDENSQLVSNDGEVRYPVRSWLTPIKENMIIETNTFAATELTQATMSAAKPATIKVTLPLKSAEKRNRQVKELELKKERMKEKLKNDATTTTKKEKPATTTTAAPNISAALAASRMLHAMRDKGKKPACFQNQNSTETPNVDMPQAAQDKRSIDVLTALNLSAKKHLPKTPENPQKPPPRTSLGDDNAMAISPENLKGKSKLNTSPSTSSKTPQRKCLPIEARPVTRTIRKTGKKIVRTPLAFKVIHSPGKINSHSTTTTLAEFAASKTLNKSKETTVPFIQQTLRVSPRLMKPTKLRGKKPAESPAQKTKTNTRNAKAKAAAAAKPKVTRSRNNKKKELTKAPLEKEMKELLEDWKEESLENRNDEEFEDETEDKSAASIKPKIHLKARNAMTSNKPKAVAKNEELSPTCKVEGTKKAENNVLAEEVQIKQQHVVPTEPKENYVAPQPINDETPPIAMTPATARTEEDNCFDDDDDPLEDCEITTIDETDTKRFITCSYNGPDGPPAIPSQPHDFSNFQMVVAIDENEKHIWRITEGICLFSCVPTSLPKTAPQATIPKKRKIRATTVTTVMSAKTPVTSNTKIAALKSFTTNNPVATSTPVAIHGSNSRTMAENGKTSSINEAAGGGSKSKTTTKTQPVEAVKKSLPDTNNETPKIQIEDIESILSHLHGT